The window CGCTTTCATTTTAACAGCGGTAACGCCGTGAGCCGCAAGTATTCCGGGACGTCCCTCTGCCTCCTCGTCCAAAAGTCCGAGCAGAATATGTTCAGTCCCGATATAGCCGCTGTTAAGCTCCCTTGCTTCCTTCATTGCAAACTCAAAAACAGCCTTCGTTTCCTGAGAGGCAGGCAAATCGGCAGACGTCTCCGTCTTTTCACCGCTGCCGAGAAGCTCCGCAACGCTTCTGCGTACTGCTTCCGGATTGGCTTCGCAGCTGCCGAGAAGCTCTGCGAATCTCGCTCCGTCCTCTTCAAAAAGCGCGGCAAGCAGATGTTCGGTATTTAAGAAAGAACTGCCGTGCTGCCGCGCGATATAGTTTGCCGTGCTGAATATTTTTTTGCTTTTTTCGGTAAAATCAAGCGCCATAAAAATCACACAGCCTTCCGTCTATTGCAATGTAAGCCCTGTCAGCAATTTTTTGAGCAGCTCGGCGCGCATGACATCTCTCTTGTACGGCGAAACATCAAAAAGCGTCCTGCTGTTCTCGTCCTGATTTCTCAGCGCAACCTCAATAAGCAGGCGCTCGCGTGCGGAAATCAGCTCACGGTTCTGCAAATTGACAAGCAGCCTGCGGGCTTCCTGATCTGTAACCGATATTCCGACAAGATTGGCAAGATGCGAAATTTTTTCCTCAACATCGTTGAAGGTAAGATGCATAATCTTTATATAACCGTGTCCGCCCCGCTGGCTCTCGACAAGAAAACCGTTCTCAGGCGCAAAACGGCTGCGGAGAACGTAATTTATCTGGCTCGGCACGCAGCCGAACTTCGCCGCGACGTCCTTCCGCCTCAGCAGAATACTGCCCTCGGCAGCGTCCTGCAAAAGCTGTCCGAAATATTCTTCTATCGCCTTGGTAATGCTGTCGCTTTCAAACGCCACTGCCATCACTCCGTTTCATAAACTTGTATAAGTTTATCATATTTGGTCAATATAAATCAACAGGCACTTCCGAGAACAAAAAAACGGCTCGGGAGAAACATTTTCCCAAACCGTTTTATCGTTGTTTTTTTCAAGTCTGCGGTCAAATCTTATTTGAAAATAAATCCGTTAATTCCGGCGGCTTTAAGCTGAGCAAGTACCGCCTGCGGATTGTCGCCGCCGTCAACAAAAGTTCTGTAATAAGTTCTGTCCTTCACAACGCCCTCTCCGACAAAAGCGTTGTAGCCTTTGGCATTGAGATTGTCCGCAAGCCGCTGCGAATCGCTTCTTCTTGCGGAAGAAAGCACCTGAATATTCTTGCCGGATACAGGCTTCTGCACAGCGACTGTTTTCGTTTCAGGTTTCGGCTGTACCGTTTTCGCAGGCTGTTTCTGTTCGGACACGGGAGCAGGCTTTGCCCTGTTGTTCTCAAGTTTTTCAACTCTTTCAAGCAGTTTGCGTATAACCTTGTCCTGTGCAACGAGTTTTTCGTTCTGCTCTTTGTTTTCCGCTATAATGTCGGCATTTTCCGCAGAGAGGCTGACGATCTGTGTTTTCAGCACTTTGTTTTCTTCGTTGACGAACTTTACCTGTTTCTGCAGTTCAGCTCTCGTCTTTGCCGTTTCGCCCTTGCCGAATTTAATGCTGAAACCTGCGTTGTAGGCGTTCTGACTGTCGTTTCCGTTGCTTATTGACGTTGACGCGCTGAACATCATATTCGGGTTAGGTTTGTAGGCAATTCCTATCGCTTCTGCGTTCGCGCCTCTGTAGCCGCCGTACGCCACCGCTCCGACGACCTTGTCATCGCCTTCGCCCGACGGTTCAACGTAGTGCAGTCCGGCGAGTGCCGCGGATATTGCGCCGACTTCTTTCACTTCGTTTGAAACGGAGCCGAGCTGATTCTGTACGTTCGCAAACGCTCTGTCAACCTGTCCGACTGTTACTGCGTCTGTCGCGTATTTTCCGTCCGCCATGCCGCTTATCGTACGTCCGCCTACAGCTACGGTATTGCTTTCCGTTACCTCCAGCGTTTTTCCGTCCACAGAACCGAACGCAATCGTGTTTTTAACGCCTTCCCCGATTTTTA is drawn from Candidatus Equadaptatus faecalis and contains these coding sequences:
- a CDS encoding CtsR family transcriptional regulator, with the translated sequence MAVAFESDSITKAIEEYFGQLLQDAAEGSILLRRKDVAAKFGCVPSQINYVLRSRFAPENGFLVESQRGGHGYIKIMHLTFNDVEEKISHLANLVGISVTDQEARRLLVNLQNRELISARERLLIEVALRNQDENSRTLFDVSPYKRDVMRAELLKKLLTGLTLQ